The genomic interval ttttctattTGATGCATGTTTTTACCTGTAGTTTTCTCTCTCCACCCCCATTCCCCACAAACAAAAAAGGGACCAGGATTGCCTAAATGGATCCTAATATGATCCTCATATAGAGTTGGAATGCCCAAATGGGATGTATAGATCTTTGTTTCAACTTCCCAACCTGATTACAAAATTTTAGTAAGTTATGAATGGACTGGAGTACTGTTAGTGTTTTATTTTTGTGGTTTGCCTTCGATGCATGTTTTTAACTATGGTTCTCTCCTCGCACCCTCTTCAGTCCcaaactattatatatataatctcaTTTTTTTTCCCATCTGAATTTATGGTATTCTGATCATTGGACTCATTTAAATGGATGACATGTCCCAACATTTGTTTATACATACTTCTATTTGGGGATTTCTTCCTAAGTTGTAGATGTGGGAAGTTACACTTCTTGGACAGTTGGATATCAGTTTGGATTCCATACGTGCAGAACAATTTACTTTGTTTTGAGGTCATGTGACGAATCTCATGTACGCATGGTGCCACAACCACTTTGTTCCTGGCTATGGTTATATTTGCTACAGAGTTGTCATCAGGGCTACACAGACTAGATATGCTGTTCCTTCTTTCCATGATTGACTTGTAGATTGCATTGTTATGATTTGCATCATTTTGTTCCAACCAAGCTTTGCTGCATAACAGTTGGATGGGGTTGAATTTTTTGCGTAACCAGGATCTTTTGTGACACGTTTTCTGTGTGATTTGCAGCATTTTGTTCAAACCTATCTTTTGCTGCATAACAGTGGGATGGGACTGATTTTCTGCTTAACTGGGATCTTTATTTTCCATATTCAGTTGTATCAAGTCTCTGATTGTATTTCCTCATGAAATGCAGTGCAACGAGGGGCGGACTGATGATGCTCCACCAGCCGATATAGCATCATCAAATCCAACACCCTTAGGAAGGAAAGGATTGGAGGCAGGTTGGTTTTCGTGTGTTGCTTTGAGCTGAACACAGGTCATGTTATATTTGCCACAATCTGCTAAATATATATGTTATCAGGCCCTACACATGTTTTAGTTGTTCGTGGATTGGATGAAAATGCTGATGAGGAAATGCTTCGTTATGAATTTTCCAAACATGCTCCCATTAAggtatgaaattctatgattaGTTCATTGCCTGTTAGGTTAAAGATTCAGAAATGATTTTTCATgttgttaattttgaaaatgaaaaaaggGATTGTATcatgttttttctttttgctcAAGAGCGTGTTTGATTTGGCTGTTAATGAAAATAGTGGAACTGCATTTGGTTAAGATTGATCCAAGTTGCAATTtgttaataacaataataattagtactattattattgaaAAGTGGGTTATACCCAATAATCCATGTTTTCATTGGTATCCAAAAAACTGTATTTGAAAATCAAGGAAATATCTTAAAATTAAGGTTTCTTTTTTTGAGTTTTAAAGAAGCTAACTGTTTATTTATCTGCAGGATCTGCGCCTTGTCAGAGACAAATTTACTCATGTTTCAAGGGGATTTGCATTTGTGCATTTCCATTCGGTAATGCTATTTTTTATTGTTGATTGAAGCAGTTAGATGTTGCCTGCCCttattttgataagcaaagaattTTATTAGAAGAGAAAGATTCAACGTAGAGGAAAGGCACTTCCAAGTTCCAACCAATAAAGGTAGGAAaaacaataagaaaaaaaaatatccatGATACAGAACTAGTGAATTCAAAGCATGAGTTAAAGAGATACCTCTAAAGAAACCATTTGAAGAAACCAAAGTGACACCTGAAATTCCACTTTATTCCAAACCTGATTAGGAGAAATAGCAATACCCTTGAAATTCGAGCAAAGCAGCAATACTCAAAACTCTAGCATTCTTCCCCAACCATATGGCACTAAATAATTGTAAAGATTGTACACCTCAATATCTTTTTCCTTCCCAAAAATCTCAAAACAGAGTACAAGGGCCACACGGAGGAGGACAAGCCCAACTCTCTCCCAAAGACTGAATGGATTATTGAACATATTCCATGAAAAAAGACAATTAAGAACAAATGTGAACAAATCTTCTCACTTTGATAGTAAACATATATGATGACAGTTTCTTATTTGGCCCTCTCCTCTGAAAAAATAATTTGTGTTGATTTTATTTAAGATTGCAGCCCATTTGAAagcctttattttttaaaaagaaaatcttAGGGCCCATTTACTGGTGGAAAacattttctattttccaatttttagttttccaaagaaatgtaaaatttcaagttattttgTAGTTTTCCAAGATTTGTATAAAGAGATTCAAGATAAAGAGTTTGTCTAGTTgtgcaaagaaatttttttatttttattttgtagattaaaaaataattacaaaaatttaaatttgttttccaattttccacacacacacacacacacacacagagtatgTGGAATCATGGGTTTTGGGGCttgaatttgtatttttttggatttggaagaaactcaATGCACAAAGTCCAAGAAGCAAATTCTATGCTTCCATATATAAAGTAAgtgtaataataaaaaagatgtttctccaacttttctatataaatttggaaaattggaaaacaagatgtctttttcataattatttgaaaaaattagaaatgaaaagtAAACCTAATCCCACAACTTGATGGTGTCAAAAccttttattattgttcatttatttcatataaatgttgtaaaattataaaaagtaactaatttttaaataattttttataaaattaaaatagaaaatgaaaactatttttttCGATATGTGATGTGGGAGAGAAGGGAATGCTATAATTGGGGTTTTGAGTAAGACAACCTCAACTAAACGGGCCCTTAGTTTTCCAACTAAAGGAATATGAGAGGAGGATTAGCTCTAGAAACATGAGTCAAACGCGCAAAAAAGGACATGCAAAGAAAGTCCTTAAAACAATCCAAATCCCAACTTCTTCTGATCTTTCCCAAAGATCCATGAAAGAGTAAGCACATTCAACAGCAAGATTAAATCATTTGCGTCATTCGCCTGCTCATTCAGGTTCCTCACAAATGATATTCCAAGATTGGAGTCCTTTTATTGGAAAGGGAGTCTTATTTTCAATGATAAACTGTTATTATTGGCCCTTATATTTTTTCCTTCTCTTCAGGTGGAGGATGCCACTAAAGCTCTTGAAGCAACCAATGGGACAACTTTAGAGAAGAATGGGCAGATTTTACGTGTAGCTTATGCAAAGAGTATTCTTGGACCAGGATCGGGGGCCTCAGGATCTTCTCAGTCTAGCAGCCTTGCTGCTGCTGCAATTGAGGCAGCTACATTTGCTCAACAGGTAGTTCTTCAACCTTTGTCTTGGAAGATACACATACAAACACacatttatgtgtgtgtgtgtgtgtgtgtgtatgtgaaggAGTTGCGTaggttttttaaaaaagttaatttatttttttaatagatcCTTCGCTGCTGGTTCTACTGCTactttttcttttggaaataaatCCTTAATCAACCTACCAGATATGTAATCACTTGCTAATGACATTACAAGATTCTTTACTACTGTTATCTGCTGCAAATCTCTTTTTTAGGAGCTCTTCTGGTGATGCTTATAAATTCTTGCAACTTGATAACAAAACATATGCTTGAATATTTGGGCATTACACCTATGGAAGATGTGATAAGGCATGGTGGCTAAAATGGCTTGGAACTTGCAATATAGATCAATTAATTAACTACTGAGAAAGAGTGATTTAGCAGATGTTAGAGGCGGTAGGAGGGGAGGGTTAAGTGTGGAGTAACATAGGCTAAGATAGTAAATAAGGACTTGGCTGCATTCCAACATTCAAGATATTGGCCTAGTTTATGTAAGGACCTTTTGGTCGCGTATAGTTTTCTTTTTGGAATTGTCCTTGGTAGTTGATAGTGTGTGCAGTGTGATGGCAAGGAACTAAGAATGCCTGACCAGTAACTTTGCTAAGATGCTGCTATGATTGAAACCTTCAAAACCTGGAAATTCTAGTGAAAGTACTGCATGCTGGGAAACCAATGTAGGTCAGTGCAGCTTCAGTTCGTTTCAAAAGTAACAGTTTTTATGTCAATTAAGTGGTTAATTGGTGGAAGGACCCTTTGGTTGCGTACAGTTTTCTTTTTGGAATTATCCTGGTAGTTGATAAAATTTGCAGTGTGATAGAAGGGAACTAAGAATGCCTCACCTCTAACTTTGCTAAGCTGCTGCTATTATTGAAGCCTTCAAATGGAAGGAACCTGGAAATTCTAATGAAAATACTGCATGCTGGGATATCAATGTAGATCACTTTAGCTTCAGTTTGTGGCAAACGTAACAGTGTTTATGTCAATAAAACCGTTAATTGGTGCTATTTCAAGCAAGAATATATAGTATTGGTGTTATTGCAAATACTTGGGACATGTTTGATCTGAATCCGTGAATAAGTTTGCACCATTTAAGATATTAATGCATGACTAAACACTTGTAACCAgaaaaataacattttatttgttAGTAAAAAGAATACTGAAATATAAAGAGAGAGCATGTGGCAAGACATGACAATCCAGAAAGAGTACTTGTTGAAATCTGTTTGTGCAGATTAATTGCTCTAGATCTTCCATTTGCTGGCCACATTTGGGTTTTCCtggaaaattataaaataaatctGATTGATGGTATATATTGGAATAGTCAAAGGACCCTCCCTAATTCTACCTTAATTTTTAGGTGCATTATTTAACAGGCAAATTGCAGCACAACCTTATCATATTCTCACACTTTAATATATGCTGATCTTCAGATGAAGTATTTGGGGTGGAGAGTGTATCATTTAATGTGATTGTGCTTTGCCATTGTTTGATGTGTTTGGTCGGAAAGGTGTTGCAGGAGCCTTTGCATGAGTTATAATGAACAAGACTGGAAAGCCTTGATTTATAAACTGCTtttttatgtatgtatttattattagttttattaaCTTTTCTTTTGCTGACTTCTTATCCTCCTCTATTTTTATCATTGtctcttgaattttttttctttttattttttgaaaaaagtgATATGATTTTTAACAATTTCAATGCATCATTAAGGCCGGCTATGGTACTATGGTTGTGCTGCACTGTTATGTGTTCAAGCTATTCTGATACTGTCATGTTCTTTTCTCACCTATTGTAATTAGTTGCAAGCAGATTTGATTATTACCTACCTTGAGCGCACGTATTTATTACTATATTGACATGATTTTAAGTTGAGTATATGCTTATGCTGGTCCTTCTGTCTTTTTAGTATGATGCTGTTGGATGGGCTCCAAAGGAGTATAATCCCGATGACAAACAGTCCACTGGTGGGCAGGAACAAGGTGGTGAAGACCAAGCTGTTCAACAAGTTGGTTCAGCTCCACAATCTGGCTTTGTGTGGGATGAGGCATCTGGATATTATTATGATGCTGCCTCTGGGTTTTACTATGATGGGAATACGGGTGAGTGTCCTGTTGGAGAGTATTATGGGGAAGCTGTCTTTGAAACTAATATGTTTTTAATAATATTGTTTCaacatataatttttaaattatatttgtaGAGCTAGAAACATAATAATTTGTTAGGTCTAGGCTTTAGGACATATGACATTGTTTGTAGTACAATAAATGACATGTTAATGCTGTATCTCTATAATTAACCCTATGTTTGGggaggccttggatttggatttgtgtggatttggataaaacgtaatacaaaattatattgaattttgttgTCCAGATTCACCCAAATCCAGAACCAATGCCTgaaatccatactcccaaacaCTGCATAATAGGTTTATGAGTCTTGCTAGTTGTTTGGCTGTGTACTTCCCTTTTGTATCCATTTTGATCTAATATATAACTTCTACATttttctggaaaaacatctaattGCTAAGCATCCAATTTATTCAGTCTTTCTAATTATTTAAAGTGCCTTTTGGCTGGGCTTCTACAATTTGGTTGGTCTCCTTAAGTATGTTCTCTCCTGGACCAGTTTCCTTTTGGATGTTGAGAAGAGGGAGGGAAAATCCCCGTCTGCAATGCTTCCTTTGCATTTATTCTGTGTGGtgttctggtttttttttttactagtaGTTACCTGTAAATTGTATAACTAGTTTAGAATAGTTTAATTGCTTTAGTACACTCTTTCTCCTATCAGTCCTTTCCAGAGCATCTGCCCTGTTGGTGTGATGTAATTCAATGTTTCAACTTTCAACTGAACACTGCCCTTCAATTTTCAAGCTGAGTTTCCGTGTTTGCTTATAGGTGATCGCCTATTTGTAACTTATGGAATAGGTGAATATTTGTACAGGTTCCTTATATGtacataaatttatttttataaatagcCATTTTATATCTTGTTTAAAATGCGTTTGTCTGAGTTACTTGTTCAGCTTTATTGGTCCTTTTGTTTCTCACTTACATTTTATTTCCTCATAGGCCATACTTAAATCCTTAGAGataaattttttccatttttattgtTTGATAAGACATTGATATATAACATTATTTGTCAGTGCTTATTTGAGAATCTTATTGATTTCCAATGGTTGAtaatgtttcttagttgccttATTCATCCTTCCACTATGCAGGTCTATATTATGATGGTAACGGTGGAACTTGGTATTCTTATGATCACCAAACTCAACAGTACATTCCCTGCACTGATCAGAGTGACAATAAATCATCTGGAAAACAGTCTGGGCCTTCCAAGGCATCAGATAGTACCAATAATAGGAAAGTAGTAATATCTGCCCCAGCTGCTACCATCACTTCAACTGAGAAGTCTACCTCCTTACCAGATGCTGTTCAGGCAGCTGCAACAGCTGCAATTGCCGcagaaaagaaagagaaggagaagtCAAGAGAGATAAGGCTTGCTTCGAAGAGCAGTATTCTGGCCAACAAGAAAAAAATGAGCAATGTATTGACAATGTGGAAGCAGAGGAGTCATGAAGGGCAAGCACCACGTGTGGCTCTTGATGACAGCCAAATATCTGCTCCAGCTGATGACAGACTTAGTTCTGCTGGAATGCCCTCAAAAAGCAAATTCAAATCTGATGTCATAACTACAAAGGAGAACATCACATCCAGTTCAGGGTTTACTAGTACCACCCCTACTACTCAACCTGTTGGTTTGGAGTCACAGGTCAAGCCAAGGCCTGTGAGCAACAGCCTGGGGGGCACTGTAATGGGGGTAATTAGGGGCTCAGGAAGAGGTGTTGTCAAGTCAGATACTCTGTATTCAGGATCTTCAGGGGGAGTCTCCACCTCTTCAGCTGCAGCTGCATCCACCACAGTTTTGGCATCATCAACAAATATGGATATGCCTTCGGCCATGACCCCCTTCAGAACAGATGCATCAGCATTGGGTTCTTATGCATCATCTGCAGCTGCAGGGAGTGGCAAGAGGAGATTTTCTGAGATGCCGTCACAGCCAGCTTCTAATTATAAGGAGCATTCGCAGACTACCTACAGGGACCGTGCAGCTGAGAGGAGAAGCTTGTATGGTTCATCATCCTCTGTTGGAGACGACCTATCTGTGCTTGGGATTGCGGATATAAGTAAGCTTGCTTAATGATTTTTTTTCGAGTCAAATGCCCTTTGATTCTGTGTTTTGTGCTCATTATTCAAATCGATACTTGGGCTAGCAAAAAAACATCTTAGGTGCCTTCTAAGATTTCCTTTGTGGGTAGTCCTGGGTATTTTGTCAGtatttagttaaataaaaaattcaatttatctgaattcatgatcatgatatcatGATCATGGCCCCATTggtttctttctctctctcaaaattTGAATTGACTTGTGAGAAATCCTGTGTTTTACTATTCCTAATCTGTCAAGATCGAGATTTGGCATTCAAAAAGGGGTCTTTTGATTCAATGCCTTTCCCCCCTGGTGTTGGGGGAGGTCGTGGAGCTGGTGATGTTAATAGCAATGTTCAGAGTTATGAGGTGATTACAGCAGACAAGGCAATTGATGAGAGCAATGTGGGCAATCGAATGCTTCGCAGCATGGGTTGGCATGAAGGCTTGGTACAGTTCCTTACTATTGCACTTCAAAATCCATTTTAAATGTTGATTCTTCCGTTAGAAGAGATTGAAGTCTATCCATTCTTAGTAAATGAATCTGCTGGCAGTGTTGATGTGCTAAGTAGTCATATTCTTATATTATTGAGGAAAGTATCTATCAATCATATAAGTGAAGGACATAATTGCGATTAATCTAATTTCAACATCATGTAATTTTTTTTACTGCTAGATTGTGGTACTTCCTACTTTGTTCTCGATAGACTTCTGTTTTAGCtaattatatgtgtatgtatgtatatagcaCGCACATGCACacattccctctctctctctctctctctctctctctgtgcgtGTGTGCATGCCCTGATGCATGTGCTGTTTATTAATTACTGTGTGCACGTTTCTGTATTTTCTGGTTTGCATGCTTGAGCTGAAGTTCCAAGTTCCTCATTTTTTCAGAGACTAGTGATGATCAGTGGGCATTTCATTTCTTTGTGTGCAAACAAGGGGGCAGGTTTCTGACATACCGATTGGGGGTGCTCCTTGTGTTCCTTTTCTTGTGTTGATTTGATATTGCAGGGATTAGGCAAGGATGGTAGTGGCATGACGGAGCCAGTCCAAGCACAAACCATGGAAAGTAGAGCCGGACTTGGAAGTcagcagcaacagcagcagcagaAGTTGGGTCCGGGCCTTGAGGTGCAGTCTGGTGATAGTTACAAAACCGTGATTCAGAAGAAGGCCCTTGCCAGGTTTCGGGAGATGTCTTAGGTACGTGCTGGTGGTGTGGATGGATTGTTGACCGTTCCTGGAGCAGCGTCTCAGCATATACGACCGCAGCCAAATCCTTTAAAAGGTGGGCCGGTGGGTAGGGGTCATGTAGACAAATGTGACAATGCTTCATTAAATctggaagaaatatatatataaatatatatatttttttatagccAGCTCTAAAATTAAACTATGATTTATATTGTCGTTTGGTATGGTAAGCCGTGCCTATTGAGGTGTAGCCCAAAAACACGAGGCTGTGAATGTGTGGCTTGTGGTAGATTTGTAAGCGGGTCTTTAGTCTGGAATGCCCCAGCACAATTGTCTCCAATGTCCCCTTTCCTGTGCTGTCTTCTCACCCATCTTAATGATCCTAAAATTATGAATGCTAATTTGTCGAATTGGTGGTAGATGTCAGCATGACGATATTTTATCAACGTCATCAGAAGAGGTATCCGGGATGATGAGATGTGCACACCTACAAAAGAGACGCAAATGATACATTTTATGCAGGAACAGCATGGCTGTCCAACCATTCTCAAAAATTTAACTACATAATTTCTGCTCTACATTGAAACTGTTTCAGCAACTTAACCATGGATTCCTATTGCTGCCATAGCCGCTAATCCAGCTTGTTCCAACACTTGCtccttttcctaatattttttttaaaaagtttcgAACAAGGCCAAGTGAGCTGGAATTTGGGAGTATTTATGGCCAATTCTAGCAAATTTGATTCCTTAGCATTCTATTGACGATGGATGCAAATATTGGCAATGAAGAAGGCTATGAGCCTATGAAGTTGAAATCAGGTCTGGCTTCGATGCCAACAAGATTCTGGGAAACGCTATGAAGATTTGGCGAGGGCAAAAATTGGACAGATTTTTAGGGAGGATGAAATGGAGGGGCAATATGCTTGCACTCAAGATTGGGTTCTGTGCATATCTGTTTTCTATACACAACACGTACGTATACAATATAACGTTATAATATATTGGGTGGTATGGTTGTAACACACTATTCTGTAAGGTCTTGAATATTAGATTTATTTATGGTAgcagttgtttttttttttttgtgattttcctgggaGAGTGATGGGACCAACTGTTAGTGACCTTGGTTTAATCTAGCTCAGACTAATTTTGATTTGGTCAATTAGGTTGGTCTCAATTCTGGTTTTTGGGTGATAACCAGATTGGCTTAGTGATTGGTCTTAGTTGAACATAGTCAGACTAGCTAGTCAAGTCTGGATTTTAAAATGATGGAACTAACTAGTCCTAAGTTTATCAAatgtttcaaaaaataaataaaaataactctTTAACCCAAGCTAGGTAAACACAAATTTCTTGAACCCCTAAAGCCCTATTTGGATCAAAGACTTTACTGAGGGAAAAAAAATATGAGGAAACTTATTTTCCTTCTCCATTGAAtgttatcaaaaaaataaaagttcattttaatatgattaaaaattatgaaaaacaaaatattaatgataagtaaaatcaaatttttgtttatggttttgatatattttttatttttctcacttttcttgataaacGAATATAATAGTGTGGATTTTTTGACATTTTCCTTTCCATTCTTCTATATTTTCTGAGTTCTAAACACGTCTCGTTTGGAATTCagaaaatattagggaaa from Malania oleifera isolate guangnan ecotype guangnan chromosome 9, ASM2987363v1, whole genome shotgun sequence carries:
- the LOC131163760 gene encoding SUPPRESSOR OF ABI3-5 isoform X1 — encoded protein: MDPGRYGLQQGWDNNSALEGYGAVHEPNFRVGASYDDRRFLDERFPRDNIYPRNAFHRDILEREPYPPPPPSIGLWHQSRRRSYEEEYSLERESRRHEKPYLDSYHEMDTFHEADKYREIDSFQEYDKFRDGYHSIDNYRDHGFDRPTRFGGRDRDDYSYDDYDYRPRVSHQNRESSRERDYDYGRHSYDSDYDRGSRRESNWRRRESRDREREKRLSRERDQSPHRKHDRSLSRGRDDRPRSRSPRSRSHGRGHREDSYDDSRYERVEKRRDREEKRQHEHYSVAPSATVVVKGLSQKTTEEDLYQILAEWGPLRHVRVIKERNSGISRGFAFIDFPSVGAARTMMDKIGDEGLVIDGRKLFFEYSSKPTGGASGHFGQENSAKSSHVNHKSITVPSDWMCTICGCVNFARRTSCFQCNEGRTDDAPPADIASSNPTPLGRKGLEAGPTHVLVVRGLDENADEEMLRYEFSKHAPIKDLRLVRDKFTHVSRGFAFVHFHSVEDATKALEATNGTTLEKNGQILRVAYAKSILGPGSGASGSSQSSSLAAAAIEAATFAQQYDAVGWAPKEYNPDDKQSTGGQEQGGEDQAVQQVGSAPQSGFVWDEASGYYYDAASGFYYDGNTGLYYDGNGGTWYSYDHQTQQYIPCTDQSDNKSSGKQSGPSKASDSTNNRKVVISAPAATITSTEKSTSLPDAVQAAATAAIAAEKKEKEKSREIRLASKSSILANKKKMSNVLTMWKQRSHEGQAPRVALDDSQISAPADDRLSSAGMPSKSKFKSDVITTKENITSSSGFTSTTPTTQPVGLESQVKPRPVSNSLGGTVMGVIRGSGRGVVKSDTLYSGSSGGVSTSSAAAASTTVLASSTNMDMPSAMTPFRTDASALGSYASSAAAGSGKRRFSEMPSQPASNYKEHSQTTYRDRAAERRSLYGSSSSVGDDLSVLGIADINRDLAFKKGSFDSMPFPPGVGGGRGAGDVNSNVQSYEVITADKAIDESNVGNRMLRSMGWHEGLGLGKDGSGMTEPVQAQTMESRAGLGSQQQQQQQKLGPGLEVQSGDSYKTVIQKKALARFREMS
- the LOC131163760 gene encoding SUPPRESSOR OF ABI3-5 isoform X4, whose amino-acid sequence is MDPGRYGLQQGWDNNSALEGYGAVHEPNFRVGASYDDRRFLDERFPRDNIYPRNAFHRDILEREPYPPPPPSIGLWHQSRRRSYEEEYSLERESRRHEKPYLDSYHEMDTFHEADKYREIDSFQEYDKFRDGYHSIDNYRDHGFDRPTRFGGRDRDDYSYDDYDYRPRVSHQNRESSRERDYDYGRHSYDSDYDRGSRRESNWRRRESRDREREKRLSRERDQSPHRKHDRSLSRGRDDRPRSRSPRSRSHGRGHREDSYDDSRYERVEKRRDREEKRQHEHYSVAPSATVVVKGLSQKTTEEDLYQILAEWGPLRHVRVIKERNSGISRGFAFIDFPSVGAARTMMDKIGDEGLVIDGRKLFFEYSKPTGGASGHFGQENSAKSSHVNHKSITVPSDWMCTICGCVNFARRTSCFQCNEGRTDDAPPADIASSNPTPLGRKGLEAGPTHVLVVRGLDENADEEMLRYEFSKHAPIKDLRLVRDKFTHVSRGFAFVHFHSVEDATKALEATNGTTLEKNGQILRVAYAKSILGPGSGASGSSQSSSLAAAAIEAATFAQQYDAVGWAPKEYNPDDKQSTGGQEQGGEDQAVQQVGSAPQSGFVWDEASGYYYDAASGFYYDGNTGLYYDGNGGTWYSYDHQTQQYIPCTDQSDNKSSGKQSGPSKASDSTNNRKVVISAPAATITSTEKSTSLPDAVQAAATAAIAAEKKEKEKSREIRLASKSSILANKKKMSNVLTMWKQRSHEGQAPRVALDDSQISAPADDRLSSAGMPSKSKFKSDVITTKENITSSSGFTSTTPTTQPVGLESQVKPRPVSNSLGGTVMGVIRGSGRGVVKSDTLYSGSSGGVSTSSAAAASTTVLASSTNMDMPSAMTPFRTDASALGSYASSAAAGSGKRRFSEMPSQPASNYKEHSQTTYRDRAAERRSLYGSSSSVGDDLSVLGIADIRIRQGW
- the LOC131163760 gene encoding SUPPRESSOR OF ABI3-5 isoform X2, whose product is MDPGRYGLQQGWDNNSALEGYGAVHEPNFRVGASYDDRRFLDERFPRDNIYPRNAFHRDILEREPYPPPPPSIGLWHQSRRRSYEEEYSLERESRRHEKPYLDSYHEMDTFHEADKYREIDSFQEYDKFRDGYHSIDNYRDHGFDRPTRFGGRDRDDYSYDDYDYRPRVSHQNRESSRERDYDYGRHSYDSDYDRGSRRESNWRRRESRDREREKRLSRERDQSPHRKHDRSLSRGRDDRPRSRSPRSRSHGRGHREDSYDDSRYERVEKRRDREEKRQHEHYSVAPSATVVVKGLSQKTTEEDLYQILAEWGPLRHVRVIKERNSGISRGFAFIDFPSVGAARTMMDKIGDEGLVIDGRKLFFEYSKPTGGASGHFGQENSAKSSHVNHKSITVPSDWMCTICGCVNFARRTSCFQCNEGRTDDAPPADIASSNPTPLGRKGLEAGPTHVLVVRGLDENADEEMLRYEFSKHAPIKDLRLVRDKFTHVSRGFAFVHFHSVEDATKALEATNGTTLEKNGQILRVAYAKSILGPGSGASGSSQSSSLAAAAIEAATFAQQYDAVGWAPKEYNPDDKQSTGGQEQGGEDQAVQQVGSAPQSGFVWDEASGYYYDAASGFYYDGNTGLYYDGNGGTWYSYDHQTQQYIPCTDQSDNKSSGKQSGPSKASDSTNNRKVVISAPAATITSTEKSTSLPDAVQAAATAAIAAEKKEKEKSREIRLASKSSILANKKKMSNVLTMWKQRSHEGQAPRVALDDSQISAPADDRLSSAGMPSKSKFKSDVITTKENITSSSGFTSTTPTTQPVGLESQVKPRPVSNSLGGTVMGVIRGSGRGVVKSDTLYSGSSGGVSTSSAAAASTTVLASSTNMDMPSAMTPFRTDASALGSYASSAAAGSGKRRFSEMPSQPASNYKEHSQTTYRDRAAERRSLYGSSSSVGDDLSVLGIADINRDLAFKKGSFDSMPFPPGVGGGRGAGDVNSNVQSYEVITADKAIDESNVGNRMLRSMGWHEGLGLGKDGSGMTEPVQAQTMESRAGLGSQQQQQQQKLGPGLEVQSGDSYKTVIQKKALARFREMS
- the LOC131163760 gene encoding SUPPRESSOR OF ABI3-5 isoform X3, which produces MDPGRYGLQQGWDNNSALEGYGAVHEPNFRVGASYDDRRFLDERFPRDNIYPRNAFHRDILEREPYPPPPPSIGLWHQSRRRSYEEEYSLERESRRHEKPYLDSYHEMDTFHEADKYREIDSFQEYDKFRDGYHSIDNYRDHGFDRPTRFGGRDRDDYSYDDYDYRPRVSHQNRESSRERDYDYGRHSYDSDYDRGSRRESNWRRRESRDREREKRLSRERDQSPHRKHDRSLSRGRDDRPRSRSPRSRSHGRGHREDSYDDSRYERVEKRRDREEKRQHEHYSVAPSATVVVKGLSQKTTEEDLYQILAEWGPLRHVRVIKERNSGISRGFAFIDFPSVGAARTMMDKIGDEGLVIDGRKLFFEYSSKPTGGASGHFGQENSAKSSHVNHKSITVPSDWMCTICGCVNFARRTSCFQCNEGRTDDAPPADIASSNPTPLGRKGLEAGPTHVLVVRGLDENADEEMLRYEFSKHAPIKDLRLVRDKFTHVSRGFAFVHFHSVEDATKALEATNGTTLEKNGQILRVAYAKSILGPGSGASGSSQSSSLAAAAIEAATFAQQYDAVGWAPKEYNPDDKQSTGGQEQGGEDQAVQQVGSAPQSGFVWDEASGYYYDAASGFYYDGNTGLYYDGNGGTWYSYDHQTQQYIPCTDQSDNKSSGKQSGPSKASDSTNNRKVVISAPAATITSTEKSTSLPDAVQAAATAAIAAEKKEKEKSREIRLASKSSILANKKKMSNVLTMWKQRSHEGQAPRVALDDSQISAPADDRLSSAGMPSKSKFKSDVITTKENITSSSGFTSTTPTTQPVGLESQVKPRPVSNSLGGTVMGVIRGSGRGVVKSDTLYSGSSGGVSTSSAAAASTTVLASSTNMDMPSAMTPFRTDASALGSYASSAAAGSGKRRFSEMPSQPASNYKEHSQTTYRDRAAERRSLYGSSSSVGDDLSVLGIADIRIRQGW